A region of the Plasmodium vinckei vinckei genome assembly, chromosome: PVVCY_11 genome:
attttgtatttattgtCTGTATAGTCGgcatattaattttgatGTATCCACAAGATTATTTACGCCGTTATTTagatatttaattataaatacatatattgaaattttcaaatatatgttaaaatatttaattattcaGAGTATCGGacaattaattatttaattattatatttttgtctgTTTTCTTTATCTATACATATCCAAAGGATATATAAGgaacatttatatatacataattgtgtatattcaaaatattattaacacattcatataatatatgtgtcTATATGTTTAGAATAAAATGGCTAATACTTATAtgactatatatatacataacacttgaaaacaatattattttttttatgcataaaaaggggaatacaaataaaaatataatatttaattataaaaaaaaaaaaagttattacataagtatataaatacgTTCAAAAAAAGTTGTATCAACTATTAAAAACTAAACGATTactattaaataaaaaaaaaaaaagagaaaaatatggtagcacaaaaatataaaatacatacatatatacacgTGTTTATACTTTCTAAtagattatatataataatttaacatagaaaaattataacatgttttctttatatattttattaattagtctattatataaaaaataataatgtacaataataaaacaaattcctatgtaaatatatctatatacatatacaataccaaattaaaaataataagcatATAGTTCaatctatattttaattaaaaagaatattggaaaaaaaggcatatacatataatattattataaatcatagaaatatttatagctAAAGCATAAAAtctattaaaattttaaaaaagtaggcataaaaaaatgtgatatacaatataaacacaagtattattatatgctataataatatatatcaacttatatgtattatttatatctataCTTTTATGACTAGTAAAAATACGAaaaagttattttttttttttttaaaacatcctcaatgtaattatatttaataaaagtaGAACCTTAAgctaacatatatatatgtgggGTAATAAATAAGTTATGCATAACAACATattaacatataaatatagttgTACATAatctatataattaatttttcgatatacaatatattaaaaaaagaaacaatatatatcatgaaaattattaaaaactaaaaaacaaaaagtaaaaaaaacacaaaacTTAACAGCGGTATAATAaggtaatattttttaaaaaatcccctttttttatttttttttttttctcgaaatattatatattttatatatacataaaaaaatatatatattaatattaaacatatattattgggTACTACCTCTTAATAAGAAAGAGAAGGAAGgaatttgtattttatttataaaacttACAAAAAGTACAcgcaataataatatatatatctaatattaataataaataaataatatatatatgctattttatttattttttttaagcataaaaaaattcaatgttggtcatatattattttcatatgcctatgaatttttttttattttttatatgagccataaaaaaattaatattaaacataAGGGAAAgtcaataataataaatttaaaaggtaaaatatataaatatataacaatatatattattatacatattaacAGAGTTTTAGTGTCGTCActagtattatttttaataagattatttataaagttGTTTTTAAGTTTATACGACCATTTTAGCtaaggaaaaaaatgtccttaaaataataatattgcttgcatatttttttttctttttttttttaatattaaatcacttttttgttttgttttgttttttaattaataatttttttctataacctttgtttaaataaaattaagaaaaaaatattctttaaaatattttgaaagtctttttattgtaatatatttaaaaccCAAAACTTTGAACAAATTTTGTTgcctttttttaatgaaaaaaaatataaaaaaaaaaaataaatgatgaaaaacaATAGAGAAAAAAGTGagtttaatattaaaaaaaagaaaaaaaatatccaagcaatattattattttaagtaccttttttttcttagcCAAAATGGGttgcataaatattattatgtacTTTGTGGTGGCACTAAAATTTTGttcttataaatatgtcattatttaatatcttttaattttattattggtTTTTTcgatatataataataaattgggGGGTGAGAGGGAAAGGATGGCAGATCATCTCAAACTTTAACACCGTAGCTACTTGTTTATTTGCTTCTCAATGttattacttttatttttatcattatttggtctaccttttatttttgccATTATTCAGTGCCaccatttattttctttgaGTTGTAAAGAAGTTTGTCATAGAGACTATAAGCAATTTTTGTTGGTGTTTAGTTGAAAGAGctataaatgtatatatatatattttatcctCTGTTTCAaaccaaaataataaataaattttaatgaataaatgaaatatgtcttaagaaaaaaaatgttggTAATAAAGAATTTTAAAACGGCAACTTATATAGccatatattatgtatatgcctgattatttaaatttaaaaaatgttatatattatttttcatattggTGTTTGCTCCAACTTTTTAGTATAAAAGATTATGTAGTAAGAAAATGCCAATACATGCTATTTTATTGTGCATATAAATTGAATAAGCAAATGATATACTCTTAAAGACAAAcccatatatatgtgtatgctaaataaaaaagggtTTTCTTTGTTTTCTTTCTGGTATTTTCTTTGCTTTCTTTGCTTTATTTGGTTTTCTGATTACCCAGTACAAACATAACCGAATATGTACGGCGATCAGTGTAGGGTAGATACATTAACTATATGAATTTAAGCAATCTtagtaaatatacataataagtatatacataaattagTCACAAGACACAAACTTAACACTATTATAACAAGTGTCAAGTCATATAagttaataataaaaacccttattttatttatttttaaaatgttttataatattcaaaattttaaaataaacacacaaaaatgataatataattcgGGAAGTAATAATTGCTATGCTTTACCATTTACTGAGGATTTTACAAatgtaaatatgttttcatttttactttcatttttactttcattttcacttaatattaatatgtcTCTCGAAaagagaaaataataaaattttaaatagaaaaaaataaacacatTTTCAAAGACCTagaaaagtaaaaataatatgcatatactgtttaaagaaaattattatttaaaagtaaaattataacataaattatgaccaaaaaaaaaaaatattttttttttttaaataatattatattttcgcTAGATagctattattatataatttttatccCATATTCAATGCCACTCGAGGGTCATTTTAACatttctaaaaaaatacacacatatgttttatactaatcaataaacaaattaggcatatattttaattatatggaAATGTATGAAGCAAAAACATGAACATTAACTATGGTTTAGTTTCAAATTTTGTggaaaaacaataaaagataaattattaaacgaaataaaatatacacaaaATGAACAcacaacaaaaaaataacaaaatattttatggcatacatataatagtCCTTTAATACGCAGAaaataactttttattttattatttttgttttttattccaATTTTCATCCTTTATCTTCTCAAATGGAGCCTATAGTCATTGACAATCTATACGAGTTTGAAAATGAGGAAGTGAGATTAGGAATTGATGAAGCGGGAAGAGGACCTGTATTAGGGCCTATGGTTTATTCTGGtttttattgtaaaaaagaagatgaaaaattattaaaagaaatgaaaATCGATGActccaaaaaaataagtgaAAGTGATAGAGagaaaatgttttataaattaaataattctaCACTTCCATTTGGATGGAGAGTACATGTGTTAATGCCACAAGATATAAGTGCAAAAATGTTaaagaaacaaaaatataatttaaatgaaatatcaCATGATACAGCTATATCTATAATTCAACATGTTTTAAATCGAGGTTGTAATTTAACCGAAGTATTTGTAGACACTGTTGGTAAAGCAAGTGtatatgaagaaaaattacaaaaattatttccaCATATAAAATGCACAGTTAAAGAAAAAGCCGATTCTTTATATCCAGTGGTTAGTGCTGCATCAATATGTGCTAAAGTTACACGTgactttttaataaaaaaatggaaatacgAAGAACAAATTGTTAATATAGATAAAGGATTTGGATCAGGATATCCAGGAGATCCAGTAactaaaaattttttaaaaaataatttcgaTCCAATTTTTGGCTTCCCAAGTATTGTACGTTTTAGTTGGTCAACTGCTGATACCATGTTAGAAAATTTAGGAGAAAAAATTGAATGGTatgatgaagaagaaaGCAACAATTCAAAAGctataaaaaggaaaattcCTTTTGATTATAGCAAATTACAAAAACCTTTAATTAATAGATCGCAGTTTTATTCGAAAAATGGATTAGATCTTGTTAGcaatttataaatgataaaagcCGATACAACAGTAATGAAGAACATATCCGATATAAACTTTATCCCTTCATTAGCGAAATACATTCGTGTAATATATGTGCAAACAATATGTACAATCATATGGAAATTTGAGGGAATTGTAAAAttcctatatttttttatgtccTGTTCAGGTAATAATAAGCCAAAACAGGagtttaatatttttttttggtgactatgcaatatttttttaggcatattttttatgctaaattatagtaaaacttttttttttgtcaaaGGAcagtaaatttttaatttattaaaaaaaaagaaactgAAAAATCGTATTTAATGTGTAGCCTgataaaattttgttttatttatggcccaaaataaaattaaatataaaaaggagAAAATGGAACATTAAGATggtttatttatacaacATTTAGGTTACtgtatgaatataaaaaatacgaggaatataaaaaaaaaataaaaactacTAGCTAATATTAGAAATTCGAATATTAtgcatgtttttttttcgctagctatattttttatttatatttttatgaatttttacGAATATTTGTAACTggttaattatttatgtaattatttgttttttaatttttgaatattaattaagctatataataaattgagccataataaatttacgaggcaaaaaatatacattataattatgtgccatattttttttctccatataattattacacAATAGTATGttacaaattattatgtacTTAAACATGAATATAAGTTTTACattttacttattttttccaaaaaattaattacgtaaaatattatgtttCTTTTGTCTtagtttatattatatatgctcTAATTTTTGAcactttattatatatataaaatgcataatcttattatatataaatttgaatatatatgttattttccttgtatgcatataatatttcataattatatatagtgctccttatttatatttccgCCGTCCGTTTATGTAATtactatttaatatatatacatatttttatgctcTCTTTctctttatttatgttcacattattttgaataatttaatttta
Encoded here:
- a CDS encoding ribonuclease H2 subunit A, putative translates to MEPIVIDNLYEFENEEVRLGIDEAGRGPVLGPMVYSGFYCKKEDEKLLKEMKIDDSKKISESDREKMFYKLNNSTLPFGWRVHVLMPQDISAKMLKKQKYNLNEISHDTAISIIQHVLNRGCNLTEVFVDTVGKASVYEEKLQKLFPHIKCTVKEKADSLYPVVSAASICAKVTRDFLIKKWKYEEQIVNIDKGFGSGYPGDPVTKNFLKNNFDPIFGFPSIVRFSWSTADTMLENLGEKIEWYDEEESNNSKAIKRKIPFDYSKLQKPLINRSQFYSKNGLDLVSNL